Proteins encoded in a region of the Microtus ochrogaster isolate Prairie Vole_2 chromosome 19, MicOch1.0, whole genome shotgun sequence genome:
- the Otulin gene encoding ubiquitin thioesterase otulin isoform X2 produces MSRGTMPQPGAWPGASCAETPAREAGAAAREGGKVTIGAQPRAAMRCPVEHEEDMYRAADEIEKEKELLIHERGISEPRLSVAPEMDIMDYCKKEWRGNTQKATCMKKGYEEVSQKFTSIRRVRGDNYCALRATLFQAMSQLTELPLWLQNPDLMLLPEKLINKYSWIKQWKLGLKFDGKNEDLVEKITESLALLRTKWARLAEMKTAEARQVACDELFTNEDEEYSLYEAVKFLMLNRAIELYDDKEKGKEVPFFSVLLFARDTSSDPGQLLRNHLNQVGHTGGLEQVEMFLLAYAVRHTIRVYRLSKYNTEEFITVYPTDPPKDWPVVTLIAEDDRHYNIPVRVCEETSL; encoded by the exons ATGAGTCGGGGAACCATGCCTCAGCCCGGAGCGTGGCCCGGGGCGAGCTGCGCGGAGACGCCGGCCCGCGAGGCGGGGGCCGCGGCGAGGGAGGGCGGGAAGGTGACGATCGGCGCGCAGCCCCGGGCCGCGATGCGGTGCCCGGTCGAGCA CGAGGAGGACATGTACCGTGCTGCAGatgaaatagaaaaggagaaagaattgcTAATACATGAAAGAGGGATATCAG AACCCAGGTTAAGTGTGGCTCCTGAGATGGATATCATGGACTACTGCAAGAAAGAATGGCGGGGAAATACTCAGAAAGCCACGTGCATGAAAAAG GGCTACGAGGAAGTTTCTCAGAAGTTCACATCTATAAGGCGAGTTCGTGGTGATAATTACTGTGCGCTGAGGGCCACGCTGTTCCAGGCCATGAGCCAGCTCACAGAACTGCCCCTCTGGCTGCAGAACCCGGACCTCATGCTG TTACCAGAAAAGCTGATAAACAAGTATAGCTGGATCAAGCAATGGAAACTTGGACTGAAGTTTGATGGGAAGAATGAGGACCTGGTTGAAAAAATTACGGAGTCCCTTGCCCTGCTGAGGACGAAG TGGGCGCGTCTGGCAGAAATGAAGACTGCTGAAGCACGGCAGGTAGCTTGTGATGAACTGTTCACAAATGAAGACGAGGAGTACAGCCTCTATGAAGCTGTGAAATTCCTAATGCTAAACAGAGCCATCGAACTCTATGATgataaagagaagggaaaggaagtcCCGTTTTTTTCTGTGCTCTTATTTGCTCGAGACACATCAAGTGACCCTGGACAGCTACTAAGGAACCACCTAAACCAGGTGGGACACACTGGTGGCCTTGAGCAG gtTGAAATGTTCCTTCTTGCATATGCTGTTCGCCACACCATCCGGGTGTACCGGTTGTCCAAGTATAACACCGAGGAGTTCATCACAGTCTATCCCACTGACCCCCCCAAGGACTGGCCAGTGGTGACCctcatagctgaggatgatcgGCACTATAACATCCCTGTCAGAGTGTGTGAGGAGACAAGTCTGTGA
- the Otulin gene encoding ubiquitin thioesterase otulin isoform X1, which produces MSRGTMPQPGAWPGASCAETPAREAGAAAREGGKVTIGAQPRAAMRCPVEHEEDMYRAADEIEKEKELLIHERGISAEPRLSVAPEMDIMDYCKKEWRGNTQKATCMKKGYEEVSQKFTSIRRVRGDNYCALRATLFQAMSQLTELPLWLQNPDLMLLPEKLINKYSWIKQWKLGLKFDGKNEDLVEKITESLALLRTKWARLAEMKTAEARQVACDELFTNEDEEYSLYEAVKFLMLNRAIELYDDKEKGKEVPFFSVLLFARDTSSDPGQLLRNHLNQVGHTGGLEQVEMFLLAYAVRHTIRVYRLSKYNTEEFITVYPTDPPKDWPVVTLIAEDDRHYNIPVRVCEETSL; this is translated from the exons ATGAGTCGGGGAACCATGCCTCAGCCCGGAGCGTGGCCCGGGGCGAGCTGCGCGGAGACGCCGGCCCGCGAGGCGGGGGCCGCGGCGAGGGAGGGCGGGAAGGTGACGATCGGCGCGCAGCCCCGGGCCGCGATGCGGTGCCCGGTCGAGCA CGAGGAGGACATGTACCGTGCTGCAGatgaaatagaaaaggagaaagaattgcTAATACATGAAAGAGGGATATCAG caGAACCCAGGTTAAGTGTGGCTCCTGAGATGGATATCATGGACTACTGCAAGAAAGAATGGCGGGGAAATACTCAGAAAGCCACGTGCATGAAAAAG GGCTACGAGGAAGTTTCTCAGAAGTTCACATCTATAAGGCGAGTTCGTGGTGATAATTACTGTGCGCTGAGGGCCACGCTGTTCCAGGCCATGAGCCAGCTCACAGAACTGCCCCTCTGGCTGCAGAACCCGGACCTCATGCTG TTACCAGAAAAGCTGATAAACAAGTATAGCTGGATCAAGCAATGGAAACTTGGACTGAAGTTTGATGGGAAGAATGAGGACCTGGTTGAAAAAATTACGGAGTCCCTTGCCCTGCTGAGGACGAAG TGGGCGCGTCTGGCAGAAATGAAGACTGCTGAAGCACGGCAGGTAGCTTGTGATGAACTGTTCACAAATGAAGACGAGGAGTACAGCCTCTATGAAGCTGTGAAATTCCTAATGCTAAACAGAGCCATCGAACTCTATGATgataaagagaagggaaaggaagtcCCGTTTTTTTCTGTGCTCTTATTTGCTCGAGACACATCAAGTGACCCTGGACAGCTACTAAGGAACCACCTAAACCAGGTGGGACACACTGGTGGCCTTGAGCAG gtTGAAATGTTCCTTCTTGCATATGCTGTTCGCCACACCATCCGGGTGTACCGGTTGTCCAAGTATAACACCGAGGAGTTCATCACAGTCTATCCCACTGACCCCCCCAAGGACTGGCCAGTGGTGACCctcatagctgaggatgatcgGCACTATAACATCCCTGTCAGAGTGTGTGAGGAGACAAGTCTGTGA